Proteins from a single region of Chitinivibrionales bacterium:
- a CDS encoding methanol--corrinoid methyltransferase → MKKFNTLAISDPEGLVFGRSTYPVTTRRGLVIGDGNVYPELNFTLPEIEISETTLPTIVTMYQSIVDEACKRACELQCPGLVIEFETLIEMTLNPHFALRITETINSVLDKYHENHGLKSALRLTPNDTRDKKRPPSMRSGPLLENMLKTFSLCANAGAELLSIESTGGKEIHDDALISCDIAKALFALGIMGVRDMSFLWERIIPIAEDVGTVAAGDTACGFGNTAMVLAERKFIPRVFAAVIRAMTIPRSLVAYEMGAVGPGKDCGYENPFIKAITGYPMAMEGKSAACAHTSPLGNIAAATCDLWSNESVQNIKLLGGMAPTVSLEQLAYDCRLMNTATKKKQMVTLRNLMVESDTYHDPQALILSPENVILISDTILNRTNHYTMTKYAAIKALEIIEKAHNDGLCVIPENEVSWISMLGDLLSSLPDQTETFIEQTIPLLDAKKFRPEDYELRLKNQATAV, encoded by the coding sequence ATGAAAAAATTCAACACCTTAGCTATCAGCGATCCGGAAGGTCTGGTATTCGGAAGGTCGACATATCCGGTGACCACACGGCGGGGGCTGGTAATTGGTGATGGGAATGTATATCCCGAACTCAATTTCACTCTTCCGGAAATCGAAATTTCGGAAACAACCCTTCCAACGATTGTTACGATGTATCAATCCATTGTCGATGAGGCATGTAAAAGGGCTTGCGAGCTTCAATGTCCCGGCCTTGTCATTGAATTTGAGACACTCATCGAAATGACACTCAATCCTCATTTTGCTCTTCGAATCACCGAAACAATAAATTCGGTTCTCGACAAATACCATGAAAATCACGGTCTCAAATCAGCACTTCGGCTGACTCCGAACGACACTCGTGATAAAAAACGTCCACCTTCCATGCGCTCCGGGCCGCTTCTTGAGAATATGCTCAAAACCTTTTCGTTGTGCGCGAACGCCGGTGCAGAGCTTCTTTCTATAGAATCGACCGGCGGAAAAGAGATTCATGATGACGCTCTGATATCATGCGATATTGCGAAGGCCCTTTTTGCTCTTGGTATCATGGGCGTTCGAGACATGTCCTTTCTCTGGGAGCGTATAATTCCTATTGCAGAGGATGTCGGAACGGTGGCTGCGGGCGATACCGCCTGTGGATTCGGCAACACCGCCATGGTTTTAGCCGAGCGGAAATTCATCCCCCGGGTTTTCGCAGCGGTTATCCGTGCCATGACTATCCCCCGAAGTCTGGTTGCCTATGAAATGGGAGCGGTCGGCCCCGGTAAAGACTGCGGCTATGAAAATCCTTTTATCAAAGCGATTACCGGATATCCCATGGCGATGGAAGGTAAAAGCGCTGCATGCGCGCATACCAGTCCCTTAGGAAATATTGCCGCAGCAACCTGCGATCTCTGGTCGAATGAATCGGTACAGAACATCAAACTCCTCGGAGGAATGGCGCCGACCGTTTCTCTCGAACAGCTTGCTTACGATTGCCGTCTCATGAACACCGCTACAAAAAAGAAACAGATGGTAACGCTGCGCAATCTCATGGTCGAATCGGATACATATCATGATCCCCAGGCGCTTATCCTCTCCCCCGAAAATGTCATTCTGATTTCAGATACAATCCTTAACCGGACAAACCATTATACAATGACAAAATATGCAGCAATTAAGGCACTCGAAATTATCGAAAAGGCCCATAACGATGGTCTGTGTGTTATTCCCGAAAATGAAGTGAGCTGGATATCCATGCTCGGGGACCTTCTCTCATCACTTCCCGACCAAACAGAAACATTTATCGAACAAACGATCCCTTTGCTTGATGCGAAAAAATTCAGACCCGAAGACTACGAGTTACGGTTAAAAAATCAGGCAACGGCAGTCTGA
- a CDS encoding carbon starvation protein A: MSSILLAAVTCILLYLGYRFYCPKVQEWLGLDENETPPSLEHHDGVDYVPAKHWTILFGHHFASIAGAGPIIGPVIACLYWGWLPVMLWIVIGSVLFGAVHDFTALSLSLKHKGQSVATVAESVLGKVGRILFSIFVFLALILVVAVFAASAGNTLATTPAVVVPTFGLIVVAMIIGWLMYHLHLNVAVCSIIGVALLFGLIVAGYYIPIELPFANAEKWWTVILLLYGLIASVTPVTILLQPRDHLAAAVLFLGMFFGFAGLILTRPEINAPAVVAVSSPQGNVWPMMFIIVACGALSGFHSLVASGTTSKQLPRMKDARIVGYGGMILEAALAMLAVIAVTAGLHWKNVPEGMTGLVYQDVFKTGGWIKAFGAGYGEITKSLLGGLGALIGITMLKTFIMTTLDSATRITRYICNELFGDSLGIPFMKNKYAATAIVGVLSAALALGNWKALWPAFGTANQLIGSLVFIIATIYLMSRGRNYMFALIPAVLMIITTFTAMIFNLKNFLSPQAPKIMLTVVTIFLFVIAIFVLYQSIMAGIRKKSQIME; the protein is encoded by the coding sequence ATGAGTTCAATTCTTCTTGCCGCCGTTACCTGCATTTTACTCTATCTTGGTTACCGGTTTTACTGTCCAAAGGTTCAGGAGTGGCTTGGTCTTGATGAAAACGAGACGCCTCCTTCGCTAGAACACCACGATGGCGTCGATTATGTGCCGGCAAAGCACTGGACCATTCTCTTTGGTCACCATTTTGCTTCAATTGCCGGCGCCGGCCCGATTATCGGTCCGGTTATCGCCTGTTTGTATTGGGGTTGGCTTCCTGTGATGCTCTGGATAGTTATAGGAAGCGTTCTTTTTGGTGCGGTGCACGATTTTACCGCCCTCAGCCTGTCGCTTAAGCATAAGGGGCAGTCGGTTGCCACGGTTGCCGAATCGGTTCTGGGCAAGGTCGGGCGTATTCTTTTCAGCATTTTCGTTTTTTTGGCGCTTATTCTGGTGGTAGCGGTATTTGCCGCCAGTGCGGGTAATACTCTGGCAACAACGCCGGCGGTGGTTGTCCCGACCTTCGGGCTCATTGTCGTCGCAATGATTATCGGATGGTTGATGTATCATCTGCACTTGAATGTGGCCGTGTGCTCGATAATCGGTGTTGCTCTTCTTTTCGGGCTGATCGTGGCAGGCTACTATATCCCCATTGAACTGCCCTTTGCCAATGCGGAAAAGTGGTGGACAGTCATTCTTCTGTTGTATGGATTGATCGCATCGGTGACCCCGGTTACCATTCTTCTTCAGCCCCGCGACCATCTTGCCGCGGCGGTCCTTTTCTTAGGCATGTTTTTCGGCTTTGCCGGTCTGATCCTGACCCGGCCCGAGATCAACGCTCCCGCTGTTGTTGCCGTGTCCTCACCCCAAGGGAATGTCTGGCCCATGATGTTTATCATTGTTGCCTGTGGTGCTCTGTCGGGTTTTCACAGTCTTGTTGCCAGCGGTACGACCTCCAAGCAGCTTCCCCGAATGAAAGATGCCCGGATTGTGGGGTATGGGGGGATGATTCTTGAAGCCGCGCTGGCTATGCTTGCGGTGATCGCCGTTACCGCAGGATTGCACTGGAAAAACGTGCCTGAGGGCATGACCGGTCTGGTTTATCAGGACGTTTTTAAGACCGGCGGATGGATAAAAGCATTCGGGGCAGGCTATGGAGAGATTACTAAAAGCCTTCTCGGCGGACTGGGCGCCCTCATCGGAATAACCATGCTCAAAACCTTTATCATGACCACCCTCGATTCCGCAACCAGAATTACCCGGTACATCTGCAATGAACTCTTCGGCGATTCCCTGGGAATACCTTTTATGAAAAACAAGTATGCCGCAACAGCGATTGTGGGTGTTTTATCGGCAGCGCTTGCTCTCGGCAACTGGAAAGCTCTCTGGCCCGCGTTTGGTACGGCAAATCAGCTTATCGGAAGTCTGGTTTTTATCATAGCCACAATCTATCTCATGAGCAGGGGAAGAAACTATATGTTTGCGTTGATTCCGGCTGTCCTGATGATTATCACGACCTTTACCGCTATGATATTTAATCTGAAAAATTTTCTTTCGCCGCAGGCCCCGAAAATAATGCTTACTGTGGTGACAATATTCCTTTTTGTTATTGCGATTTTTGTGCTTTACCAGAGCATTATGGCGGGGATAAGGAAGAAGAGCCAAATAATGGAATAA